agaaacatcTACCACTGTGATCAAGAACATGTATACGGCATATTTGAATGGACCACAGTAATGATTGAGAAATCTTGGATTTCATCTGCTTCATTCTTCTTTCCTGGATGTGAAGAAGACATTTCCATAATTATCTAACAGTGAAACCGATGTTGGGTCAATGAAATTTGGAGCTGTGTATTTTGAATGGGCAGGCAATACCTAAttgaaaataaggaggaaaGACTGGTCTTTGCTTTCATTTGAGTATGGAGATAGAATCAAAAGGATGAATGGGCGATGCAATTGCATGCAAGGAATTTGGATTATCTTGATCAGAAAAACGCAACAATTTAGGGGTCATCATGCAGCAAAGGTGGGATATAATACCAGCAGCCATGGTTCCTTCATCTGAAACATATAAGAACAAGCCAATTAAGTGGGGCAGGAGTACATATTCGGTTTTAGTTGAATTCTGTAATATTTATTCAAGGGAAATCACTGATTAATAACTGCTTCACTACTGCCAGAGCCACCTATTTATCAAAGGAAACTTCTTTTATCCCATGCACTGCCTGTTCCATTCCCATCTTGTATTTCACAGGAAACCCCCCTGAAAAAGTAAGAGGCCATCTCAATGTCAAAAAATAACTACTAGTAGAGATGGACTCTTTCAAgatatgtagttttttttttttcaattgcaACATGAACTGAATCAGTAAAGATAGAACTGTCCAATGCTTACATGAGCTTTGGAGAGATCAAGGATAAGACAATCTTGAAGAGAAAAAGGTTTGAAGCCATAAGCCAGTTCCTGCTGCCAAAAGACACCTCCCTGTCAATTTATTTCAATAGAAATTCCATGGTAGTCAGATAATTAGCAGAAAATAGTGTTACTAATGTGAAGGCCCATACCTGATTGGAAGTAAGGATGGCATAGAATTGAATGGTTTTTGGTTCCATGTTTCAGCTTCAAGAAATGAATTTCGATCTGAACTTGTGATAGTTAGTGGATGTATGAGCCATCTATTTGAATGCAGGGTATGTGGGCAATGTTGGGCCAATATTCTCCTTTCTCCTTTAAGCACCTTTCTTTTAGCATAGGACAGTCCTTGATTTGAAGACTTACAACTGTTGCGGGCAGCCCTAAGTACTGGAGCTTAGGGCATCCACGGAAacttagctcttttaaacagaTAAGGCTTTGGAGATTCAGAAAGGCAAGGGATTCCATATGGGAGATGGAAAGGGAGCTCAGAGATGGAGGAAAAAGACACTCACTATCTGAAAGGGAAACCATATCTGGGAGAACATCCCTGATCAATAAGCGTAAAAGATAGGTGAGGGAGTGGAGGCCCCACTCTGACATGGGCATCTTCAGATTCTCACAATCACAGATTTCAAGTACTGTTAGGTTGGGGGCCAAACCCCCTACTGGAAAGGACACCACACCTGGACAATCCCATATGCTCAGAGCTCGAAGAGATGTGAGGTTTTGCATTTGAGGAGGTAGGGACTTGAGATTCTTACAATTGACAATCTTAAGCTGTCTGAGATTGGGGGTAGGCAAGCCTCTTTCTATAAAGGACTCTAGACCTGGACAGTCAGAAATCCACAATTCTTCAAGAGCCTCATTGTTTTGCAGCATGTTTTCTGAAATTTGCTCCATTTTCAAGCAATTCCTGATCTCCAGTCGCTTCAGGGTGGAGGGTAACTTGCCTTCAGGGAAGGATGTGAGAGACGAACAATTACGTATAATCAATACTTGAAGACAACAAGTGTTGTTGGAATTATGGTGCATGGTCCCCTCTGGTAGAGATGTTAGATTCTTACAATGATGAATCTCCAAATGCTTAAGCGCAGGAGGCAGCTCACCTTTTGGAAAGCAAATGAGAGATGAGCAATCCCTCACCAACAGATATCTTAGCATTGGTGAGAACCCCATCTCTAGAAATGAAACCAGTTTGGGGCACCTCTCTATGGACAACTCCTCCACACTTTGCAGTCCATTTGGTAGCCTGTCCAGGTTAGCACagtcttttattttcaaaattttaagattgcAGGGCAGCCTTTGCTCCTCCAGGGATACAATCCAGTGACACCGTCCAATCACTGCACTTTCAAGACAATGTAGGTTTTCTAATCCAAATCCATCTCTCCACCAAGATGTTAGGCCACTGTCATCTACCCCACTTCTCAATATCATCTTATCGCATTCTTCTGCGTTTAGTTTGCGAAGAGATGCAAATCTTGAAAAAGGAACCGCCAAATTTGGACATTCGAAGATGTCAAGAGTTACTAGGGAAGGCAAATTGGGTAACCCTTTATCTAACTTTGGACATTTCCTTATTGTAAGCTCACGAAGACATGGAAATAATTCGGCTTCTTCATCCACATCAGGAAAAGACCAAGTTTTCCATTTTGGCATATTCTCAAATTTCAGAAACTCCAAGGATGGAAAAGGCTTCACGCTCTCCCCATAGAACTCCAAACTTATGATCATAATTTAACTCAGGCCTTCAATATGCAAGTCTTTCAGTAAGGGTAGTCGACCAAGAGATGGCAGTGATGTGCacattttgcaatttttgagaATCAAGTGAGTCATCATTGGATATGAGGGCTCCTTTATCCAACATGGTAATTGTGATCCGCCATAAAACGCAACCGTGAGCTTTTTCAGATTTCTATGAGGTTGTAGCAACTCCAGAACATGCATTTCCTCTGTTTCGTTTCGTGCATTACGGAAATCATTACTCCATTCCATCGTCAACTCTTCGATGTTCTGCTTATCTGCTAAATTGGCATCTTTTGCATCTTGAACATTCACCACATTGTGCAGACCTGAAATGGAAAGCTTTCCTTGAAGATCCAACAAATTCCTCAATTCTCGTATTCCCAAACTGCTACCTCTATCCACAATAAACTTAGATAGCGTTTGCAAATTTGTAAGGCTTCCTATTTGGGAAGGCATCTCTAGCAGCTGACTTGTATCGGTAATATCAAGATGTCGAAGATTAAGTAGGTTTCCAATTTCTATAGGCAATTTAGTGAGTCTGTAGCAATCACGTAATATCAATGTTTGCAAATTGTAAAGATGAACTATTGAATCTGGTAACCTTTTTATTGACGAGTATGATAGATTGAGATACCGTAGATGTCTCAGATCACCAATAGAATTGGGCAGCTCACTAATGCGATAGCCACTTAATGATAGCACTCTCAAACAGCTTTTCTGTATTAGAAGGTCATGTATCACTTTAGGTGATATGAAGTTAGATGGAGATAATGCATTAATTGGTAGTGCAATTAATGTTCGTAAAAATTTCACCCTGTAAAAGGTTTCGAATTTTTTGAGCACCTCATGACTTTGACGATTGAATGATGAATGACGAGCCTTCTCAAAACTTGTAAATATCTCATTATTCTCCAACTTATCGTccaaattaaaacataattctcccgcAACAAAGTGAGCCAAATCATTGATGAGGTCATGCATCACAAATTTGGATGAATTGTAACTTGATTGTTGAAAAAATGACCTAGATAATAAATCGCAAAAGTATTTAGCACCCAAGTCCTCCGGTTGATCCTCCCCCTTCGTTTGCTGCAAAAACCCTTCTGCCATCCACAATAGGATCAATTCATCCTTATCGAACTCATAATCCTTTGGAAATATCGAGCAATAAGCAAAGCATCGCTTCAAATTAGAGGGAAGATGATGGTAGCTTAGTTTGAGAGCTGGAAGAACACTACTTTTCTCTTGGGGTAAATCCCATATCTTGCTTTTCAATACATTTACCCATGCATCATAATTTACTTCATTCCGCAACATGCCTCCAAGGGCCTTGGCTGCTAAAGGCAATCCTTTGCACCTTCTGACTATTTCCTCGCCAAGTTCTTTGAGAGGTGGGTGAGCTTCAAAGCTTCTTGTCCCCAGTGCTTGCTGGGTAAATAAGGATAAGCAATCACCATGTGACAGCTCCTGTAGAGGATAGGCTGAGCCGGTTCCTGCAACTGATGCAACCCCTTTATTGCGAGTTGTGATAATAACTTTACTGCCTGGTGCCCCGTCTCTCATGGGAGAGCACAGAATATCCCATTCTTCACAATTCTCATTCCAAACATCGTCTAAGACAAGAAGAAACCTGTTCCCAGAAAGCTTCTCCTTCAACATGACCTGAAGCAAATTGAGATCATTGACATCATGGGTATCCAAAGAAACCGATTGCAGAATGGTTTTGGT
This DNA window, taken from Vitis riparia cultivar Riparia Gloire de Montpellier isolate 1030 chromosome 13, EGFV_Vit.rip_1.0, whole genome shotgun sequence, encodes the following:
- the LOC117928887 gene encoding putative disease resistance RPP13-like protein 1 — protein: MAFVGEAILSALFETLFFKLASSDLLKFARQEQVHAELKKWEKILLKIHAVLDDAEEKQMTDRLVKIWLDELRDLAYDVEDILDEFGTEALRRKLMAETEPSTSMVCSLIPSCCTSFNPSTVRFNVKMGSKIEEITARLQDISGQKNDLHLRENAGGSSYTMKSRLPTTSLVDESRVYGRETDKEAILNLLLKDEPSDDEVCVIPIVGMGGIGKTTLAQLAFNDCKVKDHFDLRAWVCVSDDFDVVRVTKTILQSVSLDTHDVNDLNLLQVMLKEKLSGNRFLLVLDDVWNENCEEWDILCSPMRDGAPGSKVIITTRNKGVASVAGTGSAYPLQELSHGDCLSLFTQQALGTRSFEAHPPLKELGEEIVRRCKGLPLAAKALGGMLRNEVNYDAWVNVLKSKIWDLPQEKSSVLPALKLSYHHLPSNLKRCFAYCSIFPKDYEFDKDELILLWMAEGFLQQTKGEDQPEDLGAKYFCDLLSRSFFQQSSYNSSKFVMHDLINDLAHFVAGELCFNLDDKLENNEIFTSFEKARHSSFNRQSHEVLKKFETFYRVKFLRTLIALPINALSPSNFISPKVIHDLLIQKSCLRVLSLSGYRISELPNSIGDLRHLRYLNLSYSSIKRLPDSIVHLYNLQTLILRDCYRLTKLPIEIGNLLNLRHLDITDTSQLLEMPSQIGSLTNLQTLSKFIVDRGSSLGIRELRNLLDLQGKLSISGLHNVVNVQDAKDANLADKQNIEELTMEWSNDFRNARNETEEMHVLELLQPHRNLKKLTVAFYGGSQLPCWIKEPSYPMMTHLILKNCKMCTSLPSLGRLPLLKDLHIEGLS